The proteins below come from a single Corallococcus macrosporus genomic window:
- a CDS encoding YncE family protein, with protein MRLHFLTPALLLLGACSLESEPNPPPSTRFVYPSGVAFWRPPAAGPSTSNGYLFVANANFDNCYDSGSVVALNLDTLSAQVNGQTVTVPRLGSALPADALAFEDLASADESLVQIRSFAGELGMWVNPASGLPRLFVPSRAEGNNLHAVDVSLDGNGAPVLNCVQGGVDCRNGALSLSDNIPESLRVEGRADLPRAPSPIGVTVDAASGTLYVTHSEAADSPARSSTNFENYLATVKLDNPTRDTLGFIPLSPEGYAYGGSDSVTVGAGYLYVTGRNFVSGVSGTLPGTFVLRLVDKNVPGTLLEPALQSVYRIREARAVRVVPRPVTPAELAARPNFVRERLYLLARGPDTLLTIDFEYDAVPGAAAEQPFFRVVSAVPLPDGVSDMQLIERTPGTPGADTNILAVTSTGDSAVSLYDEAVGQVVAQVPLVNDQNQTSNPSQAFGLTVDNPPGTNAARLFVTNFGDGQVSIVDIPDLARPQDARLVAKLGTQQQRDPNQGTSVCQEN; from the coding sequence ATGCGCCTCCATTTCCTGACCCCCGCGCTGCTGCTCCTCGGGGCGTGTTCGCTCGAATCCGAACCGAACCCGCCTCCGTCCACCCGCTTCGTGTACCCCAGCGGGGTGGCGTTCTGGCGCCCTCCGGCGGCGGGGCCCTCGACGAGCAACGGCTACCTCTTCGTCGCGAACGCCAACTTCGACAACTGCTACGACTCCGGTTCGGTGGTGGCGCTCAACCTGGACACGCTGAGCGCGCAGGTGAACGGGCAGACGGTGACGGTGCCCCGCCTGGGCAGCGCGCTCCCGGCGGACGCGCTCGCCTTCGAGGACCTGGCGTCCGCGGACGAGTCGCTCGTGCAGATCCGCAGCTTCGCGGGTGAGCTGGGCATGTGGGTGAACCCGGCCAGCGGGCTGCCGCGCCTCTTCGTCCCCTCGCGCGCGGAGGGCAACAACCTCCACGCGGTGGACGTGAGCCTGGATGGCAACGGCGCGCCGGTGCTCAACTGCGTGCAGGGCGGCGTGGACTGCCGCAACGGCGCGCTGTCGCTCTCCGACAACATCCCGGAGTCCCTGCGCGTGGAGGGCCGCGCGGACCTGCCGCGTGCCCCGTCGCCCATCGGCGTGACGGTGGATGCGGCGAGCGGCACGCTGTACGTGACGCACTCGGAGGCGGCGGACTCGCCCGCCCGCTCCAGCACCAACTTCGAGAACTACCTGGCCACGGTGAAGCTGGACAACCCCACGCGCGACACGCTGGGCTTCATCCCGCTGTCGCCCGAGGGCTACGCCTACGGCGGTTCGGACTCCGTGACGGTGGGCGCCGGCTACCTCTACGTGACGGGCCGCAACTTCGTGTCGGGCGTCAGCGGCACGTTGCCCGGCACCTTCGTGCTGCGGCTGGTGGACAAGAACGTGCCCGGCACCCTCCTGGAGCCCGCGCTGCAGTCGGTCTACCGCATCCGCGAGGCGCGCGCGGTGCGCGTGGTGCCCCGCCCGGTGACGCCGGCGGAGCTGGCGGCGCGTCCGAACTTCGTGCGCGAGCGGCTCTACCTGCTGGCGCGCGGCCCGGACACGCTGCTCACCATCGACTTCGAGTACGACGCGGTGCCGGGCGCCGCGGCCGAGCAGCCCTTCTTCCGCGTGGTCTCCGCCGTGCCCCTTCCGGACGGCGTGAGCGACATGCAGCTCATCGAGCGGACGCCGGGCACGCCCGGCGCCGACACCAACATCCTCGCGGTGACGAGCACCGGCGACAGCGCGGTGTCCTTGTACGACGAGGCGGTCGGGCAGGTCGTGGCGCAGGTGCCGCTCGTCAACGACCAGAACCAGACCAGCAACCCGTCGCAGGCCTTCGGGCTGACGGTGGACAACCCGCCCGGGACGAACGCGGCGCGGCTGTTCGTGACCAACTTCGGTGACGGCCAGGTGTCCATCGTGGACATCCCCGACCTCGCGCGTCCCCAGGACGCGAGGCTGGTAGCGAAGCTGGGCACGCAGCAACAGCGCGATCCGAACCAGGGCACCAGCGTGTGCCAGGAGAACTGA
- a CDS encoding type II and III secretion system protein family protein, translating into MSTRFTQALALGALVTLVASAPALAQEGSTVSLGVGTQKVLTIPGLSRVALGDPSIAEVKTLGTGQLLVTGNQEGKTTLLVWKSSGQRISYLVTVRKQDPNEVISEIKRLLGEIEGVSVRMVGDRIYLDGQAYTTQDADRIEQVVSLYPNVKSFVKIAPNAKKLVAQNLNAAFQKAGLKNVQANVVGATIFLEGSVESQQDLQKAELITKAIGEKVENLLVVGIKRMILSEVQFVEIRRNSRDRYGIKYPTDITGSLTATATLNKALIPSGDAISNLILGATGQSDLSIGFQANDGYGRLLAQPKLVCASGEKAEFLAGGEVPIPLITNTQFTVEYKPYGVILNIRPTADRNGNIQTEVEAEASEIDTSVSVSFGGNSSIPGFRTRKVKTNVTVRHGETIVLSGVFSHDEQKAVAKLPGLGHIPIVGELFKNRAFDSTKRELVIFVTPRIVNPDSDKVRSIIEDVKTRYKQARSEVNFNIFD; encoded by the coding sequence ATGTCCACTCGCTTCACGCAAGCCCTGGCGCTCGGCGCCCTCGTCACCCTGGTGGCCAGCGCCCCCGCCCTGGCCCAGGAGGGCAGCACCGTCAGCCTGGGCGTGGGTACCCAGAAGGTGCTCACCATCCCCGGTCTCAGCCGCGTCGCGCTGGGTGACCCCTCCATCGCCGAGGTGAAGACGCTCGGCACCGGCCAGCTGCTCGTCACCGGTAACCAGGAGGGCAAGACGACGCTGCTCGTCTGGAAGTCCTCCGGCCAGCGCATCAGCTACCTCGTCACCGTCCGCAAGCAGGACCCCAACGAGGTCATCTCGGAGATCAAGCGGCTCCTGGGTGAAATCGAAGGTGTGTCCGTGCGCATGGTGGGCGACCGCATCTACCTGGACGGTCAGGCCTACACCACGCAGGACGCGGACCGCATCGAGCAGGTGGTGAGCCTCTATCCGAACGTGAAGTCGTTCGTGAAGATCGCCCCCAACGCCAAGAAGCTCGTCGCGCAGAACCTGAACGCGGCCTTCCAGAAGGCGGGCCTGAAGAACGTGCAGGCCAACGTGGTGGGCGCGACCATCTTCCTGGAGGGCTCCGTGGAGAGCCAGCAGGACCTCCAGAAGGCGGAACTCATCACCAAGGCCATCGGTGAGAAGGTGGAGAACCTGCTCGTCGTCGGCATCAAGCGGATGATCCTCTCCGAGGTCCAGTTCGTCGAAATCCGCCGCAACAGCCGCGACCGCTACGGCATCAAGTACCCCACGGACATCACCGGTTCGCTGACCGCCACCGCGACCCTGAACAAGGCGCTCATCCCCTCCGGTGACGCCATCTCCAACCTCATCCTGGGCGCGACGGGTCAGTCCGACCTGAGCATCGGCTTCCAGGCCAACGACGGTTACGGCCGCCTGCTGGCGCAGCCCAAGCTGGTGTGCGCCAGCGGTGAGAAGGCGGAGTTCCTCGCCGGCGGCGAGGTCCCCATCCCCCTCATCACCAACACGCAGTTCACGGTGGAGTACAAGCCGTACGGCGTCATCCTGAACATCCGCCCCACCGCGGACCGCAACGGCAACATCCAGACCGAGGTGGAGGCCGAGGCCTCCGAAATCGACACCTCCGTGTCCGTGTCCTTCGGCGGCAACTCCTCCATCCCCGGCTTCCGCACCCGCAAGGTGAAGACGAACGTCACCGTGCGCCACGGTGAGACCATCGTGCTGTCGGGTGTGTTCAGCCACGACGAGCAGAAGGCCGTCGCGAAGCTGCCGGGCCTGGGTCACATCCCCATCGTGGGCGAGCTGTTCAAGAACCGCGCGTTCGACTCCACCAAGCGCGAGCTGGTGATCTTCGTCACCCCGCGCATCGTGAACCCGGACTCGGACAAGGTCCGCAGCATCATCGAGGACGTGAAGACCCGCTACAAGCAGGCCCGCTCCGAGGTGAACTTCAACATCTTCGACTGA
- a CDS encoding FHA domain-containing protein, with translation MIDQNSRPARKVGIAEHLWETYEEMALQMGSDRDALINQALFMFARLNGFIDVKTKGEPAVAAVPSPAPAAARPAPAPTPAAAAKGAPPMLTPAPPPRGAARNVEERPSSNGLDNDPVRREVAERVLETAAELERLIKGKNEPPPPAADDMIEDEEEPLPEQEEPPLDDMQDEAPEEAEEEPMEEADEEEGAALYLVTESGEQEKIVKDRYVIGRGKHCDFVINSGKVSREHAVIARDGGDFYIEDLGSSNGTWFNKQRIKRRKVEDGDEYFICSEKIRLVIH, from the coding sequence ATGATCGATCAGAACTCCCGTCCCGCACGCAAGGTCGGCATCGCCGAGCACCTGTGGGAGACGTACGAAGAGATGGCCCTGCAGATGGGGTCGGATCGCGACGCGCTCATCAACCAGGCGCTGTTCATGTTCGCGCGCCTCAACGGCTTCATCGACGTGAAGACGAAGGGGGAGCCCGCGGTGGCGGCGGTGCCGTCGCCCGCGCCCGCCGCCGCGCGTCCGGCCCCCGCGCCGACTCCGGCTGCCGCCGCCAAGGGCGCTCCACCGATGCTGACCCCCGCGCCGCCTCCGCGCGGAGCCGCGCGCAACGTGGAGGAGCGTCCCTCCTCCAACGGGCTGGACAATGATCCGGTGCGCCGCGAGGTCGCCGAGCGCGTCCTGGAGACGGCCGCCGAGCTGGAGCGGCTCATCAAGGGCAAGAACGAGCCGCCCCCGCCCGCCGCGGACGACATGATCGAGGACGAGGAGGAGCCCCTGCCGGAGCAGGAGGAGCCGCCGCTCGACGACATGCAGGACGAGGCTCCCGAGGAGGCCGAAGAGGAGCCCATGGAGGAGGCGGACGAGGAGGAGGGCGCCGCGCTCTACCTCGTCACCGAGTCCGGCGAGCAGGAGAAGATCGTCAAGGACCGCTACGTCATCGGCCGCGGCAAGCACTGCGACTTCGTCATCAACTCCGGCAAGGTGTCGCGCGAGCACGCCGTCATCGCCCGCGACGGCGGCGACTTCTACATCGAGGACCTTGGCTCCTCGAACGGGACCTGGTTCAACAAGCAGCGCATCAAGCGCCGCAAGGTTGAGGACGGGGACGAGTACTTCATCTGCAGCGAGAAGATCCGCCTCGTCATCCACTGA
- a CDS encoding ATPase, T2SS/T4P/T4SS family: MFLITLTEKGGGSEQREYPKNEITIGRIAGNDIVLAKGNVSKNHSRIVEKDGRFIIVDMKSTNGTFVNGKKIAGPMVLKPTDQVSIGDYILNVEPLPDEPVDEGYDEEQGEEAYEEEEAYEEEEPYEEEEAPAPAAAAPSRMPASMAAAMARNKRKVDPRLERYSRLQKEIHDRLIEYLDLRRMDMDRLGDEELWRRTEKAIRDIIDQMEADQELPGDVDREELLTDVINEALGLGPLEAFLASEEISEIMVNHANQIYIERKGKLTLSEKTFSSNQAVLGVIERIVAPIGRRIDESSPLVDARLKDGSRVNAIIPPLALKGPCITIRKFKKDALKIQDLIKYKTITAQMAEFLEMCVTARRNIVISGGTGSGKTTTLNIISSFIPEGERIITVEDAAELQLPQDHWVQLESRPPNLEGKGAITIRELVKNCLRMRPDRIVVGECRSGETLDMLQAMNTGHDGSLTTLHANTPRDAIARLETMVLMSGMELPVKAIREQIASAVHLIVQQTRFSDGTRKICFVTEVSGMEVDIVTLQDIFYYKQDGFTEDHKVRGRFVASGFVPKFYDELQRKGIPVNMSIFRED; the protein is encoded by the coding sequence ATGTTTCTCATCACGCTGACGGAGAAGGGTGGCGGGTCGGAGCAGCGGGAGTACCCGAAGAACGAGATCACGATCGGCCGGATCGCCGGCAACGACATCGTGCTCGCCAAGGGGAACGTCTCCAAGAACCACTCCCGCATCGTCGAAAAGGACGGCCGCTTCATCATCGTGGACATGAAGTCCACGAACGGCACCTTCGTGAACGGCAAGAAGATCGCCGGGCCCATGGTGCTCAAGCCGACCGACCAGGTCTCCATCGGCGACTACATCCTCAACGTCGAGCCGCTGCCCGACGAGCCCGTGGACGAGGGCTACGACGAGGAGCAGGGCGAGGAGGCCTACGAGGAGGAAGAGGCCTACGAGGAGGAGGAGCCCTACGAGGAGGAGGAGGCGCCCGCGCCGGCCGCCGCCGCTCCCAGCCGCATGCCCGCGTCCATGGCCGCGGCCATGGCCCGCAACAAGCGCAAGGTGGACCCCCGGCTGGAGCGCTACTCGCGGCTCCAGAAGGAGATCCACGACCGTCTCATCGAGTACCTGGACCTGCGCCGCATGGACATGGACCGGCTCGGGGACGAGGAGCTCTGGCGCCGCACCGAGAAGGCCATCCGGGACATCATCGACCAGATGGAGGCGGACCAGGAGCTTCCCGGGGACGTGGACCGGGAGGAGCTGCTCACCGACGTCATCAACGAGGCGCTGGGCCTGGGGCCCCTGGAAGCGTTCCTCGCGTCGGAAGAGATCAGCGAGATCATGGTGAACCACGCCAACCAGATCTACATCGAGCGCAAGGGCAAGCTGACCCTGTCGGAGAAGACGTTCTCCTCCAACCAGGCGGTGCTCGGCGTCATCGAGCGCATCGTGGCGCCCATCGGCCGGCGCATCGACGAGTCCAGCCCGCTGGTGGACGCGCGCTTGAAGGACGGCAGCCGCGTGAACGCCATCATCCCGCCGCTGGCGCTCAAGGGCCCCTGCATCACCATCCGCAAGTTCAAGAAGGACGCGCTGAAGATCCAGGACCTCATCAAGTACAAGACCATCACCGCGCAGATGGCCGAGTTCCTGGAGATGTGCGTCACGGCCCGCCGCAACATCGTCATCTCCGGCGGCACGGGCTCCGGCAAGACGACGACGCTGAACATCATCAGCTCGTTCATCCCGGAGGGTGAGCGCATCATCACGGTGGAGGACGCGGCGGAGCTTCAGCTACCGCAGGACCACTGGGTGCAACTGGAGAGCCGCCCGCCCAACCTGGAAGGCAAGGGCGCCATCACCATCCGCGAGCTGGTGAAGAACTGCCTGCGCATGCGGCCGGACCGCATCGTCGTGGGCGAGTGCCGCTCCGGCGAGACGCTGGACATGCTCCAGGCCATGAACACCGGCCACGACGGCTCGCTCACCACGCTGCACGCGAACACGCCGCGCGACGCGATTGCCCGGCTGGAGACGATGGTGCTCATGTCCGGCATGGAGCTGCCGGTGAAGGCCATCCGCGAGCAGATCGCCAGCGCCGTGCACCTCATCGTTCAGCAGACGCGCTTCTCCGACGGGACGCGCAAGATCTGCTTCGTCACGGAGGTGTCCGGCATGGAGGTCGACATCGTGACCCTCCAGGACATCTTCTATTACAAGCAGGATGGTTTCACGGAGGACCACAAGGTGCGGGGGCGCTTCGTGGCTTCGGGCTTCGTCCCGAAGTTCTACGACGAGCTCCAGCGCAAGGGCATTCCCGTGAACATGAGCATCTTCCGCGAGGACTGA
- a CDS encoding 5'-3' exonuclease H3TH domain-containing protein, which produces MADTSPPRSERRLALFDASGFIFRAYHAIPPLTTSKGVPTNAVLGFTRMVLKALQELKPTHVALAFDKSGRVERQKIDPTYKANRKAPPEDLTPQFPLIRKVGDVLNLPSLDAEGWEADDVIGTLALQAKAEGFQVLVITSDKDFMQIVDEDITLFDPAKNKRIGIADVQEKMGILPKQVRDFLALVGDAVDNVAKVPGVGDKTAVELLHQFGDVETLLARVEEVKKPKIRAALESHRESLVRAKQLVTFNTGLPLGVKLEDLARRPPDSTRARDLFTELEFFALLRDLPAEEPAARPDVAPLAVTTTLVTTEAELKELADAAKAAGALTLVPAYEGMPFAAPLVGLGVALPDGTTRYVPLRHQQLGATQVPVAAFSSVMKDVIADAAVKKGGHDLKALTLVLANEGLTLAGAHDDVELLSYLLNPSRREHAL; this is translated from the coding sequence ATGGCCGACACCAGCCCCCCGCGCTCCGAGCGCCGCCTGGCGCTCTTCGACGCCTCTGGCTTCATCTTCCGCGCCTACCACGCCATCCCCCCGCTCACGACGAGCAAGGGGGTGCCCACCAACGCGGTGCTGGGCTTCACCCGCATGGTGCTCAAGGCCCTGCAGGAGCTGAAGCCCACGCACGTGGCGCTGGCGTTCGACAAGTCGGGCCGCGTGGAGCGTCAGAAGATCGACCCCACGTACAAGGCCAACCGCAAGGCGCCGCCGGAGGACCTGACGCCCCAGTTCCCGCTCATCCGCAAGGTGGGGGACGTGCTCAACCTGCCCTCGCTGGACGCGGAGGGCTGGGAGGCGGACGACGTCATCGGCACGCTGGCGCTCCAGGCCAAGGCGGAAGGCTTCCAGGTCCTGGTCATCACCAGCGACAAGGACTTCATGCAGATCGTCGACGAGGACATCACCCTCTTCGACCCCGCGAAGAACAAGCGCATCGGCATCGCGGACGTGCAGGAGAAGATGGGCATCCTGCCCAAGCAGGTGCGCGACTTCCTGGCCCTGGTGGGCGACGCGGTGGACAACGTCGCCAAGGTGCCCGGCGTCGGCGACAAGACGGCCGTGGAGCTGCTCCACCAGTTCGGGGACGTGGAGACGCTGCTCGCGCGCGTGGAGGAAGTGAAGAAGCCGAAGATCCGCGCGGCGCTGGAGTCCCACCGCGAGAGCCTGGTGCGCGCCAAGCAGTTGGTGACCTTCAACACGGGCCTGCCCCTGGGCGTGAAGCTGGAGGACCTGGCCCGCCGTCCTCCGGACTCCACGCGCGCGCGCGACCTGTTCACGGAGCTGGAGTTCTTCGCGCTCCTGCGCGACCTGCCGGCGGAGGAGCCCGCGGCCCGTCCGGACGTGGCGCCCCTCGCCGTCACCACCACGCTGGTCACCACCGAGGCGGAGCTGAAGGAACTGGCGGACGCGGCGAAGGCGGCCGGAGCGCTCACGCTGGTGCCCGCCTACGAAGGCATGCCGTTCGCGGCGCCGCTGGTGGGGCTGGGCGTGGCGCTGCCGGACGGCACCACGCGCTACGTGCCCTTGCGGCACCAGCAGTTGGGCGCGACGCAGGTGCCGGTGGCGGCCTTCAGCTCGGTGATGAAGGACGTCATCGCGGACGCGGCGGTGAAGAAGGGCGGCCACGACCTCAAGGCGCTCACGCTGGTGCTGGCCAACGAGGGGCTGACGCTGGCGGGCGCGCACGACGACGTGGAGCTGCTCAGCTACCTGCTCAACCCGTCACGCCGGGAGCACGCGCT
- a CDS encoding A24 family peptidase has protein sequence MTPVQLALWTILGVALVIAVVTDVLRRLIPNAVTYPLIVLGLGVRGVSEGWGGLESGLVSGLLAGAGLALLLVPGALRGRMGWGDVKLMAGVGCVLGFPTVLAAAAFISLVGALQAIVTLLWQGAVWDTLAAVARRWAVRMKWMREETSPAPVRHIPYGVSIALGTFWAMWWQQQHLG, from the coding sequence ATGACACCTGTTCAGCTCGCGCTGTGGACGATTCTGGGAGTGGCCCTGGTGATTGCGGTGGTGACCGACGTGCTGCGCCGGCTCATCCCGAACGCCGTGACCTATCCGCTCATCGTGCTGGGGCTCGGGGTGCGCGGCGTGTCCGAGGGATGGGGCGGGCTGGAGTCGGGGCTGGTGAGCGGGCTTCTGGCGGGCGCGGGACTCGCGCTGCTGCTGGTGCCGGGTGCGCTGCGCGGGCGCATGGGGTGGGGTGACGTCAAGCTGATGGCGGGCGTGGGCTGCGTGCTGGGCTTTCCCACGGTGCTGGCGGCGGCGGCCTTCATCTCGCTGGTGGGAGCGCTACAGGCAATCGTCACGCTGCTGTGGCAGGGGGCCGTCTGGGACACGCTGGCGGCGGTGGCCCGTCGCTGGGCGGTGCGGATGAAATGGATGCGCGAGGAAACCTCGCCCGCTCCCGTACGACACATCCCCTACGGCGTCTCCATCGCGCTCGGGACTTTCTGGGCCATGTGGTGGCAGCAACAACATCTGGGATAG
- a CDS encoding FHA domain-containing protein, whose product MATLVVRHPDGTEHEHEIAGELKIGRQQGNDLVLTEGGVSRQHARVYVEGGTVYIEDGGSQNGTFVDGERIDGPAALTAASQVLLGDYELKLKGAARSTSGRRAATPPPSDPETLADAPVKGTRAIPSIRAKATQNGAARPEGALAKRPSRPLPAGGAAAAGAGAGPVLKGMTGPWAGKSYPIGGTVLVGRAPPAAVVLDDDSVSRKHAEVQREGNAVRARDLGSANGTLLNGELLGEEFVDLQPGDVLQFGVVEMTYEASDTPARRPGTGAVPPRRGSRAEPAAGSKRKLLVIAGGVVALLAVAAVVKSSVGPAKAPKPVAAAPLDPAQQVQELLSECRSYASNEMGAPNWERAEATCEQALDLDPINAEANTLVRRIKLEKEAFDNFETAKKAIELNREKEALTLLRKIPKESEYFRRARSKARETAQQFVERAKDDCKRYLNNSQWGPAVPRCQEYMEVWCQKQSKEDLEPPIGQTLRLEGGLRKNDWRPKDAMFVKFLIARTRVDRNAAPWTCPVSDILASDELGPDQASEVRAMFNKRYAPKLVQAAMMDYWTGRGSEAMATLQKLRAKVDQAEYHSLADELIRDVSNVDQLFKTGESAITNEDPERAVAPFKEALATDKRIMAELAESHVSFYRKNIFQDMANAAYLRGKHFADREDRRRGCRIWKLGFDFYKGNTDLNRVVAFCSTQAQNALSEVGSCSDLATVEDYAVPGDGIAEQVKAKKAELKCR is encoded by the coding sequence ATGGCAACCCTGGTCGTCCGTCACCCTGACGGCACTGAGCACGAGCACGAAATCGCCGGCGAGCTGAAGATTGGCCGCCAGCAGGGCAATGACCTCGTCCTCACGGAGGGCGGCGTGTCGCGGCAGCACGCGCGCGTCTACGTGGAGGGCGGCACCGTCTACATCGAGGACGGAGGCAGCCAGAACGGCACCTTCGTCGACGGTGAGCGCATCGACGGGCCGGCGGCGCTGACGGCGGCCTCGCAGGTGCTGCTGGGCGACTACGAGCTGAAGCTCAAGGGCGCCGCCCGGAGCACCAGCGGCCGGCGCGCGGCGACGCCGCCTCCCAGCGACCCCGAGACGCTCGCGGACGCGCCCGTGAAGGGCACGCGCGCCATCCCCAGCATCCGCGCCAAGGCCACCCAGAACGGCGCCGCGAGGCCCGAGGGTGCGCTGGCGAAGCGGCCCTCGCGGCCCCTGCCCGCGGGCGGAGCGGCGGCGGCGGGCGCGGGCGCGGGTCCGGTGCTCAAGGGCATGACGGGGCCGTGGGCGGGCAAGTCCTATCCCATCGGCGGCACGGTGCTGGTGGGCCGCGCGCCCCCGGCGGCGGTCGTCCTGGATGACGACTCCGTGAGCCGCAAGCACGCGGAGGTGCAGCGCGAGGGCAACGCCGTGCGCGCGCGCGACCTGGGCAGCGCCAACGGCACCCTGCTCAACGGCGAGCTGCTGGGCGAGGAGTTCGTCGACCTGCAGCCCGGCGACGTCCTCCAGTTCGGCGTGGTGGAGATGACCTACGAGGCCTCCGACACGCCCGCGCGGCGTCCGGGGACGGGCGCGGTGCCGCCCCGCCGTGGCAGCCGCGCGGAGCCCGCCGCGGGCAGCAAGCGCAAGCTGCTGGTGATCGCCGGCGGCGTGGTGGCCCTGCTGGCGGTGGCCGCGGTGGTGAAGTCCTCCGTAGGGCCGGCGAAGGCTCCGAAGCCCGTCGCGGCCGCGCCGTTGGATCCCGCGCAGCAGGTGCAGGAGCTGCTCAGCGAGTGCCGCTCCTACGCCTCCAACGAGATGGGCGCCCCCAACTGGGAGCGCGCCGAGGCCACGTGCGAGCAGGCGCTCGACCTGGACCCCATCAACGCCGAGGCAAACACCCTCGTGCGGCGCATCAAGCTGGAGAAGGAGGCCTTCGACAACTTCGAGACCGCGAAGAAGGCCATCGAGCTCAACCGCGAGAAGGAAGCGCTGACGCTGCTGCGCAAGATTCCGAAGGAGAGCGAATACTTCCGCCGCGCCCGCTCCAAGGCGCGGGAGACGGCCCAGCAGTTCGTGGAGCGCGCGAAGGACGACTGCAAGCGCTACCTGAACAACTCGCAGTGGGGACCCGCGGTGCCGCGCTGCCAGGAGTACATGGAGGTGTGGTGCCAGAAGCAGAGCAAGGAGGACCTGGAGCCGCCCATCGGCCAGACGCTCCGCCTGGAGGGTGGCCTGCGCAAGAACGACTGGCGCCCCAAGGACGCCATGTTCGTGAAGTTCCTCATCGCCCGCACGCGCGTGGACCGCAACGCGGCGCCGTGGACCTGCCCGGTGTCGGACATCCTGGCGTCGGATGAGCTGGGCCCGGATCAGGCCAGCGAGGTGCGCGCCATGTTCAACAAGCGCTACGCGCCGAAGCTCGTCCAGGCGGCGATGATGGACTACTGGACCGGCCGCGGCAGCGAGGCGATGGCGACGCTGCAGAAGCTGCGCGCGAAGGTGGACCAGGCGGAGTACCACTCCCTGGCGGACGAGCTCATCCGCGACGTGTCCAACGTGGATCAGCTCTTCAAGACGGGCGAGAGCGCCATCACCAACGAGGACCCGGAGCGCGCGGTGGCCCCGTTCAAGGAGGCGCTGGCGACGGACAAGCGCATCATGGCGGAGCTCGCGGAGTCCCACGTTTCGTTCTACCGGAAGAACATCTTCCAGGACATGGCGAACGCGGCCTACCTGCGCGGCAAGCACTTCGCCGACCGCGAGGACCGCCGCCGCGGCTGCCGCATCTGGAAGCTGGGCTTCGACTTCTACAAGGGCAACACGGACCTGAACCGCGTGGTGGCCTTCTGCTCCACGCAGGCGCAGAACGCGCTGTCCGAGGTGGGCAGCTGCTCGGACCTGGCGACGGTGGAGGACTACGCCGTGCCGGGCGACGGCATCGCGGAGCAGGTGAAGGCGAAGAAGGCCGAGCTGAAGTGCCGCTGA